From Pseudomonadota bacterium, a single genomic window includes:
- a CDS encoding alpha/beta hydrolase, with translation MSEHHAPRLPSLRGAVRLALEASEGLTDVTERMHATIQSGAWPVGGAGPARTRGVTGFVYGCVRGGIRLTRKAVDAGLSVADAERGERATPAVPNDQRAFLNGAFGDYLVATDNSLATPMSLHHRGVVVDPRDPERSLRPHLHESKPTRLLILVHGLCLHEGHWQHNGHDHGAALADDHGFTPLYLRYNTGLAISATGQQLAHLLETLLERWRAPLEDLVIMGHSMGGLVTRSACHHALASDLHWVKRLTKLVFLGSPHHGAPLERAGHLIDRVLQFSPYSSPISLVSKARSAGITDLRHGRIVSTGEPVPLPPGVDCYAMAAVQGAEQRPLRDRWVGDGLVPLQSALGHHPDRERSLGIPPQQQWVGYRMDHMDLMSHPDVCAKLGEWLC, from the coding sequence ATGTCCGAGCACCACGCCCCTCGATTGCCCTCCCTGCGGGGCGCCGTACGCCTCGCCCTCGAGGCAAGCGAGGGCTTGACCGACGTGACCGAGCGTATGCACGCCACGATTCAGTCAGGTGCCTGGCCGGTGGGCGGCGCTGGACCGGCCCGTACGCGCGGCGTGACTGGTTTCGTCTACGGCTGCGTACGGGGTGGCATCCGGCTCACCCGGAAGGCCGTGGATGCCGGCTTGTCCGTCGCAGATGCCGAACGCGGGGAGCGAGCCACTCCTGCGGTACCTAACGATCAGCGAGCGTTTCTGAATGGTGCGTTCGGGGATTACCTGGTGGCGACGGACAACAGCCTCGCCACCCCGATGAGCCTTCATCACCGGGGCGTGGTGGTAGATCCTCGTGATCCTGAGCGTAGCCTTCGGCCGCACCTCCACGAGTCGAAACCGACCCGCCTACTGATCCTCGTTCACGGCCTCTGCCTGCACGAGGGTCACTGGCAGCACAATGGTCACGATCACGGTGCCGCCCTGGCAGACGACCACGGTTTCACCCCTCTGTACTTGCGCTACAACACCGGTCTGGCGATCAGCGCCACCGGGCAGCAGCTGGCGCACCTGCTGGAGACGCTGCTGGAGCGATGGCGGGCGCCGCTGGAGGATCTGGTGATCATGGGGCACAGCATGGGCGGACTCGTCACGCGCAGCGCCTGCCACCACGCGCTCGCCAGCGATCTGCACTGGGTGAAGCGCTTGACCAAGCTCGTGTTCCTAGGTAGCCCCCACCATGGGGCACCGCTGGAGCGGGCGGGACACCTCATCGACCGTGTGCTGCAGTTCAGTCCGTACTCATCGCCGATAAGCCTCGTCAGCAAGGCGCGAAGTGCCGGCATTACCGATTTGCGTCACGGGCGGATCGTCAGCACCGGGGAACCCGTGCCGTTGCCGCCTGGGGTGGACTGTTACGCGATGGCTGCCGTGCAAGGGGCGGAGCAACGTCCGCTGCGCGATCGCTGGGTGGGAGACGGGTTGGTGCCGCTGCAGAGCGCCCTCGGGCACCATCCCGATCGGGAGCGGTCACTGGGCATCCCGCCTCAGCAGCAATGGGTCGGCTATCGGATGGATCATATGGACCTGATGAGCCACCCTGACGTTTGCGCCAAGCTAGGCGAATGGTTGTGCTAA
- a CDS encoding metalloregulator ArsR/SmtB family transcription factor, which yields MVEHIPMDEAFRALGDATRRDMLVALEGGPRTVSALAAPHAMSLAGASKHVAVLERAGLVQRQRQGRSHLISLNPAPLAAAHAWLSRYQRFWEARLDALEAALQDPPDSEQKDP from the coding sequence ATGGTTGAGCATATTCCGATGGATGAGGCTTTCCGCGCCCTCGGCGACGCCACCCGGCGCGACATGCTCGTCGCGCTCGAGGGCGGCCCGCGCACCGTCAGCGCCCTCGCAGCCCCGCACGCGATGAGCCTGGCCGGCGCCTCCAAGCACGTCGCCGTCCTCGAGCGCGCCGGGCTCGTGCAACGCCAGCGCCAAGGCCGTAGCCACCTGATCTCACTCAATCCTGCCCCCCTCGCCGCGGCGCACGCGTGGCTATCGCGCTACCAACGCTTCTGGGAGGCGCGCCTCGATGCCCTCGAAGCGGCGCTGCAGGACCCCCCTGATAGCGAACAGAAGGACCCCTGA
- a CDS encoding glutathione S-transferase N-terminal domain-containing protein — translation MTRKLYELANVESPFVWRAKYALAHKGLTYESERLPFTQISPGFGNGGFKTVPVLVEEDGEEIHDSWAIAKHLDAAYPQAPTLLGDGLERAQAVESLLGKVGFRNFLPIFIKDIHDGLASADAVYFRENREARFGDTLENLSADRDVRLPQAREALGPLRAELADAQWLHGDAPGYGDYIWLGFFAWLTGCASCALLLDDDPLKAYIERGFALFDGVAHGISSRAGA, via the coding sequence ATGACTCGCAAACTCTACGAACTCGCCAACGTCGAAAGCCCGTTTGTCTGGCGCGCCAAGTATGCGCTCGCGCACAAGGGACTCACCTACGAGAGCGAACGCCTGCCCTTCACGCAGATATCGCCAGGCTTCGGCAACGGCGGCTTCAAGACGGTGCCCGTGTTGGTGGAGGAAGACGGCGAGGAGATCCACGACAGCTGGGCCATCGCGAAACACCTCGACGCCGCCTACCCACAGGCACCGACGCTGCTCGGCGATGGCCTGGAACGGGCGCAGGCCGTGGAGTCCCTGCTGGGCAAGGTCGGCTTCCGCAACTTCCTGCCGATCTTCATCAAGGACATCCACGATGGCCTGGCCTCAGCCGATGCCGTCTACTTCCGCGAGAACCGCGAGGCTCGCTTCGGCGACACCCTCGAGAACCTCTCGGCTGATCGCGACGTTCGCCTACCGCAAGCCCGCGAAGCACTCGGCCCTTTGCGTGCAGAACTCGCCGATGCGCAGTGGCTGCACGGTGATGCGCCCGGCTACGGGGATTACATCTGGCTCGGCTTCTTCGCCTGGCTCACGGGGTGCGCCAGCTGTGCGCTCCTGCTGGACGACGATCCGCTCAAGGCTTACATCGAGCGTGGATTCGCCCTTTTCGATGGCGTTGCGCATGGCATTTCTTCGCGGGCAGGCGCCTAA
- a CDS encoding SRPBCC family protein has product MEDWTRLDPPDTLVVERLLPGPIERVWDYLTQSDLRQTWFCAGQVGTEEGSTIEFQFDHRRLSQQPAPEKYAGEQVVNYEGKVIAYEAPHRLAFTWPEGDAPDSTVTITLQAQGEKVLLRLEHRHVPGGETMVGIMAGWHAHLDLMGDAIEGRAVRDFWAHHMPLEDVYRARLANV; this is encoded by the coding sequence ATGGAAGACTGGACACGTCTGGACCCGCCCGACACGCTCGTCGTGGAACGCCTGTTGCCAGGACCTATCGAAAGAGTTTGGGACTACCTCACCCAATCCGACCTGCGGCAGACGTGGTTTTGCGCCGGCCAGGTAGGCACGGAGGAGGGCAGCACGATCGAGTTCCAGTTCGATCACCGCCGCCTCTCGCAGCAGCCTGCCCCCGAGAAGTACGCCGGCGAACAGGTGGTGAACTACGAGGGCAAGGTCATCGCCTACGAGGCGCCTCACCGGTTGGCATTCACCTGGCCGGAAGGCGATGCACCTGACAGCACCGTGACCATCACCCTGCAGGCCCAGGGCGAAAAGGTGCTCCTGCGTCTGGAACATCGACACGTGCCGGGCGGTGAAACCATGGTCGGGATCATGGCCGGCTGGCACGCCCACCTGGACCTCATGGGCGACGCCATCGAAGGGCGTGCCGTGCGTGACTTCTGGGCCCATCACATGCCATTGGAAGACGTGTACCGCGCGCGACTCGCCAACGTGTGA